One genomic segment of Rivularia sp. PCC 7116 includes these proteins:
- the rpoD gene encoding RNA polymerase sigma factor RpoD, with the protein MNQANNVLENIYQPNLGVINQPEMELEILIDDEEEEEDLVNEGEEGEFVEAGADEAVKAGKAAKGRRRTQAKKKHYTEDSIRLYLQEIGRIRLLRADEEIELARKIADLLELERVGDRLVQQLERQPQESEWAEAVQLPLQKFRYRLHVGRRAKDKMVQSNLRLVVSIAKKYMNRGLSFQDLIQEGSLGLIRAAEKFDHEKGYKFSTYATWWIRQAITRAIADQSRTIRLPVHLYETISRIKKTTKLLSQEMGRKPTEEEIATRMEMTIEKLRFIAKSAQLPISLETPIGKEEDSRLGDFIESDGETPEDQVSKSLLREDLEKVLDSLSPRERDVLRLRYGLDDGRMKTLEEIGQIFNVTRERIRQIEAKALRKLRHPNRNSVLKEYIR; encoded by the coding sequence ATGAACCAGGCTAACAACGTACTCGAAAATATTTATCAACCTAACCTGGGAGTGATAAATCAGCCCGAGATGGAGTTAGAAATCTTAATCGACGACGAAGAAGAAGAAGAAGATTTAGTAAATGAAGGCGAAGAAGGAGAATTTGTAGAAGCTGGAGCTGATGAGGCGGTAAAAGCTGGAAAAGCTGCTAAAGGTCGTCGTCGGACACAAGCAAAGAAAAAGCATTACACCGAAGATTCGATTCGCTTGTATTTACAGGAAATCGGTAGAATTCGTCTTCTAAGAGCAGATGAAGAAATTGAACTCGCACGTAAAATTGCCGATTTGCTCGAATTAGAGAGAGTCGGTGACAGACTTGTGCAGCAGTTAGAACGCCAACCCCAAGAAAGCGAGTGGGCAGAAGCGGTACAATTGCCTTTGCAAAAATTCCGTTATCGCCTTCATGTCGGACGTAGGGCGAAAGACAAAATGGTTCAATCTAACCTGCGCCTTGTAGTTTCGATTGCTAAGAAGTACATGAATCGCGGTTTATCTTTCCAAGATTTAATTCAGGAAGGTAGTCTTGGTTTGATTCGCGCTGCTGAAAAGTTTGACCACGAAAAAGGTTATAAGTTTTCTACCTACGCTACATGGTGGATTCGTCAGGCTATTACTCGTGCGATCGCCGACCAATCTCGGACGATTCGTTTACCAGTTCACCTATACGAAACCATCTCCCGCATTAAGAAAACTACCAAGCTACTTTCTCAAGAAATGGGACGCAAACCCACCGAGGAAGAAATAGCTACTCGTATGGAAATGACTATTGAAAAGCTGAGATTTATTGCTAAATCTGCTCAGCTACCAATTTCTTTAGAAACTCCTATCGGTAAAGAAGAAGATTCCCGTTTAGGTGACTTTATCGAGTCTGATGGCGAAACACCAGAAGACCAAGTTTCTAAGAGTTTACTACGCGAAGACCTCGAAAAAGTTTTAGATAGTCTCAGCCCTCGCGAACGCGATGTTCTCAGATTGCGCTATGGCTTAGATGATGGTCGCATGAAGACTCTTGAAGAGATTGGACAAATTTTTAACGTAACCCGCGAACGCATTCGTCAAATTGAAGCAAAAGCACTTCGTAAGTTGCGTCACCCCAATCGTAATAGCGTTCTTAAAGAATATATTCGCTAG
- the miaA gene encoding tRNA (adenosine(37)-N6)-dimethylallyltransferase MiaA, whose protein sequence is MTKLIVICGATATGKSGLALALAQRCGSIIISADSRQVYREFNIGTAKPTMAEQKLVPHYLIDICNPNNTMTVADYQQQAQEIVDRSLEVNGQSFKDILCRTTQPNPPIFLVGGTGLYIKSIVRGMKIPRVAPQTELRSQLSSIGQTQLYAMLQQVDLVAAQKIHPHDAVRTLRALEVFYITGTPISDLQGENPPDYPILQIGLDCDVGHLDSRIARRTESMVKDGFVEEVEYLCQKYGKDLPLLNTLGYQEIKEYLAGDISLDRAKELTILHTRQFAKRQRTWFRKDSQIEWFDTKSPDLLEQVWSRIQKFIINDNVGDSTPVKL, encoded by the coding sequence ATGACAAAGTTAATTGTAATTTGTGGTGCAACAGCAACTGGTAAATCTGGGTTAGCTTTGGCTTTAGCTCAACGCTGTGGCTCCATAATTATTAGCGCTGATTCTCGCCAGGTATACCGAGAGTTTAATATTGGTACTGCAAAACCAACGATGGCCGAACAAAAATTAGTACCACATTATTTAATTGATATATGCAATCCAAATAACACTATGACGGTTGCTGACTATCAACAACAAGCACAAGAGATTGTAGATAGAAGCTTAGAGGTTAATGGTCAAAGCTTCAAAGATATTCTTTGCCGAACCACTCAACCCAATCCTCCTATATTCTTAGTTGGTGGTACTGGGCTGTATATTAAATCAATCGTGCGCGGAATGAAAATTCCTAGAGTAGCACCCCAAACAGAATTGCGATCGCAACTCAGCAGCATCGGTCAAACTCAACTTTACGCTATGTTACAACAAGTAGACCTCGTTGCGGCACAAAAAATTCATCCCCACGATGCTGTCAGGACTTTGAGGGCTTTAGAGGTCTTTTATATTACTGGTACTCCTATTTCCGATTTACAAGGAGAAAATCCACCGGATTATCCAATTCTTCAAATTGGTTTGGATTGTGATGTCGGTCACTTGGATAGTCGTATTGCGCGCAGAACCGAGAGTATGGTAAAAGATGGTTTTGTTGAGGAAGTGGAATATCTCTGTCAGAAGTATGGCAAAGATTTACCTTTACTCAATACTTTAGGGTATCAGGAAATCAAGGAGTATTTAGCTGGAGATATTTCTTTGGATCGAGCGAAGGAATTGACTATTTTACATACACGTCAATTTGCAAAACGTCAGCGCACTTGGTTTAGAAAAGATTCCCAAATTGAATGGTTTGATACTAAATCTCCAGATTTATTAGAGCAAGTTTGGTCGCGAATTCAAAAGTTTATCATTAATGACAATGTAGGTGATTCTACTCCAGTAAAATTATAA
- a CDS encoding chlorophyll a/b-binding protein yields the protein MTDSTKTAIANVEDRNAWRWGFTPQAEIWNGRLAMIGFLAAALIELFSGEGFLHFWGIL from the coding sequence ATGACGGATTCGACAAAAACAGCTATTGCAAATGTTGAAGACCGTAATGCTTGGCGCTGGGGTTTTACTCCTCAAGCAGAAATTTGGAACGGTCGTTTAGCAATGATTGGCTTTTTGGCTGCTGCTTTAATTGAACTTTTTTCCGGTGAAGGCTTTTTGCACTTTTGGGGTATCCTGTAA
- a CDS encoding GDSL-type esterase/lipase family protein, translated as MNYNLNTTLLLISTSLNILFLLFVILIISRKGGIFYIKNKILTIGKKNIQNNLNINSYYKHKKSQFEILPRSNDYIVFLGDSITDEGEWVELLGNSNIVNRGISGDTTRRILNRLDAIVRIKPKQIFIMVGINDFVNEKKSIEEVLSQYKIILEELQAQTPQTQVFLQSVLPVNNNLTYIFEDNQKLIQFNSRLQKLAAQFNYQYIDVFSSLADAENQLDARYTTDGLHLNGKAYLVWKDVVKKYVALTFSSVYKEENSLYN; from the coding sequence ATGAACTACAATCTTAATACAACCTTACTGCTAATCTCTACAAGCTTAAATATTTTATTCTTATTATTTGTTATTTTGATTATTTCCCGAAAAGGTGGAATATTTTATATAAAAAATAAAATTTTAACTATAGGCAAGAAAAATATTCAAAACAATTTGAATATTAATTCATATTACAAACATAAGAAAAGTCAGTTTGAAATACTTCCAAGATCGAATGATTATATTGTCTTTTTAGGAGATAGTATAACCGATGAAGGCGAATGGGTAGAATTATTAGGAAATAGCAATATAGTTAATCGGGGAATTTCTGGCGATACTACACGAAGAATATTGAATCGTCTGGACGCGATTGTTCGGATAAAGCCAAAGCAGATTTTTATAATGGTTGGGATTAATGATTTTGTGAATGAAAAAAAATCAATTGAAGAAGTATTGAGTCAATACAAAATTATTTTAGAAGAATTACAAGCTCAAACTCCACAAACCCAAGTATTTCTTCAAAGCGTTTTACCGGTAAATAATAATTTAACTTATATTTTTGAAGATAACCAGAAGCTAATTCAATTCAATTCCAGATTGCAAAAACTAGCAGCACAATTCAATTATCAATATATAGATGTATTTTCTAGTTTAGCAGATGCTGAGAATCAATTAGATGCAAGATATACCACAGATGGTCTACATTTAAATGGCAAAGCTTATTTAGTTTGGAAGGACGTTGTTAAAAAGTATGTTGCTTTGACCTTTTCCTCTGTCTACAAGGAAGAGAATTCACTTTATAACTAA
- the gyrB gene encoding DNA topoisomerase (ATP-hydrolyzing) subunit B, protein MTSSYDAEQIQVLEGLEPVRKRPGMYIGTTGPRGLHHLVYEVVDNSIDEALAGYCTHIEVELNADGSCTVTDDGRGIPTDIHPQTGKSALETVLTVLHAGGKFGGGGYKVSGGLHGVGVSVVNALSEWLEVTIWRNNKVHTQRYERGNAMAELKTAPSKENRTGTRISFKPDAQIFTTVTEFDYNTLASRLRELGYLNAGVRISFTDNRLEVIKSDTPHVEVYEYKGGIKEYVAYMNADKQSLHDEIIYVQGERNNVQVEVALQWCVDAYSDSLLGFANNIRTVDGGTHLEGLKTVLTRTLNSVARKRNKIKENESNLSGEHVREGLTAVISVKVPEPEFEGQTKTKLGNTEVRGIVDSFVGEVLSEYLEFHPQVVDNILDKAIQAFKAAEAARHARELVRRKSVLESSPLPGKLADCSSRDPAESEIYLVEGDSAGGCFDGDTLVALADGRSLSFKQIVAEQAIGKEHFCYTIRHDGTIGIERIINPRITKENAEVIQVTLDNGEKIVCTPDHRFMLRDGSYKQAASLTPDDSLMPLYRKLSDSSEPRITIDGYEMVWNPRSDSWLFTHVLADWHNHWNKVYQPANGEHCHHVDFNKRNNNPTNIQRLSAEEHLALHRSHVEKTLHRQDTIDKCRALRQSEEFRAKMSERMQQPKTRQILSQQAKAQWEDENYKAYMVSKWRDFYENNEDYRISNNQRLAAHQQEYWSDEANRSAQSQRVTNYFANNPQARLRNSQTAQQQWNNETLLEWRRQKTQEQWTPEFRAKRLAALNKTYYRKTVAVLKQIEVEQGNIDLDAYQRLRLETKDKSLLRFDKFCERYFEGDTDKACEAVANYNHRIVKVEPLEERVDVYDIEVPHTHNFALASGVFVHNSAKQGRDRRFQAILPLRGKILNIEKTDDSKIYKNNEIQSLITALGLGVKGEEFDSSALRYHRIIIMTDADVDGAHIRTLLLTFFYRYQKALVQDGFIYIACPPLYKVERGRNHYYCYSDRELQNLITNEMPQNAKYTIQRFKGLGEMMATQLWDTTMNPESRTLKRVEIEDAAEADRIFTILMGDRVAPRREFIETHSSKLDLTDLDI, encoded by the coding sequence ATGACGAGCAGTTACGATGCCGAGCAGATTCAAGTTCTGGAAGGTCTCGAACCCGTTCGGAAACGACCGGGGATGTACATCGGTACTACTGGTCCGAGAGGACTGCACCACCTGGTCTATGAGGTGGTAGATAATTCTATTGATGAAGCTTTGGCGGGTTACTGCACCCATATTGAGGTGGAGCTTAACGCCGATGGTTCTTGTACTGTAACAGATGATGGTCGGGGTATTCCTACCGATATACATCCTCAAACCGGAAAATCGGCACTGGAGACTGTGTTAACTGTATTGCACGCCGGAGGTAAATTTGGCGGCGGCGGTTATAAAGTTTCTGGAGGATTGCACGGTGTAGGTGTTTCTGTTGTAAATGCCCTTTCCGAGTGGTTAGAAGTTACTATTTGGCGGAATAATAAAGTTCACACTCAACGCTACGAGCGCGGTAATGCGATGGCGGAGTTAAAAACGGCTCCGAGCAAAGAAAATCGTACTGGAACCCGCATTAGCTTCAAGCCAGATGCACAAATTTTTACTACGGTTACGGAATTTGACTACAATACTTTAGCCAGCCGCCTGCGAGAGTTGGGGTATCTGAATGCGGGTGTAAGAATTTCGTTCACAGATAATCGTTTAGAAGTAATTAAAAGCGACACCCCACATGTCGAAGTTTATGAATATAAGGGCGGAATTAAAGAATATGTAGCTTATATGAATGCTGACAAGCAGTCGCTACATGATGAAATAATTTACGTCCAAGGGGAACGCAATAACGTCCAGGTAGAAGTGGCGTTGCAGTGGTGTGTTGATGCTTACTCCGATAGTTTGCTGGGTTTTGCTAATAATATTCGTACCGTTGATGGTGGTACGCACCTTGAAGGTTTAAAAACAGTTCTAACTCGTACTTTAAATAGTGTTGCTCGCAAACGTAACAAGATTAAAGAAAACGAATCTAACCTCAGCGGCGAACACGTTAGGGAAGGTTTGACGGCAGTAATTTCGGTAAAGGTGCCTGAGCCGGAATTTGAAGGACAAACTAAGACAAAATTGGGTAACACTGAAGTTAGAGGAATCGTTGATTCTTTTGTTGGAGAAGTTCTCAGCGAGTATTTAGAATTTCATCCCCAAGTTGTCGATAACATTTTAGATAAAGCAATTCAGGCATTTAAAGCCGCAGAAGCAGCCCGTCATGCGCGGGAATTAGTACGTCGTAAATCGGTATTAGAATCTTCACCATTACCCGGAAAGTTAGCAGATTGTTCTTCTCGCGATCCAGCAGAATCCGAAATCTACCTTGTGGAAGGAGATTCAGCGGGAGGTTGTTTTGATGGCGATACACTTGTAGCATTGGCTGACGGACGTTCGCTTTCTTTCAAACAAATTGTCGCCGAACAAGCCATCGGTAAAGAGCATTTCTGCTATACAATCCGCCATGACGGTACTATTGGCATCGAACGTATTATCAATCCTCGGATAACCAAGGAAAATGCCGAAGTTATTCAAGTAACTTTGGATAATGGGGAAAAAATTGTTTGTACCCCAGATCATCGCTTTATGCTCCGCGACGGCAGTTATAAACAAGCTGCATCGTTGACTCCCGATGATTCTTTAATGCCGCTATATCGTAAACTATCTGATTCAAGCGAACCAAGAATTACTATTGATGGTTACGAGATGGTTTGGAATCCTCGTTCCGATTCTTGGCTGTTTACTCACGTTTTAGCGGATTGGCATAATCATTGGAATAAGGTTTATCAACCAGCAAACGGCGAACATTGTCACCATGTTGATTTCAATAAACGAAATAACAATCCTACAAACATTCAACGTTTGAGCGCTGAAGAACATTTAGCACTGCACCGCTCTCATGTTGAAAAAACCCTACATCGTCAGGATACTATTGACAAATGCCGCGCACTTCGTCAAAGCGAAGAGTTTCGCGCTAAGATGAGCGAACGGATGCAGCAACCCAAAACGCGCCAAATTCTTTCACAACAAGCAAAAGCCCAGTGGGAAGATGAAAATTACAAAGCTTATATGGTAAGCAAGTGGCGTGATTTTTACGAGAATAACGAAGATTATCGTATTTCTAATAACCAACGACTGGCAGCACATCAACAAGAATATTGGAGCGACGAAGCAAATCGTTCGGCTCAATCTCAACGAGTTACTAATTATTTTGCTAATAATCCTCAAGCACGTTTGAGAAATTCGCAAACAGCCCAACAACAATGGAATAATGAAACATTGTTAGAATGGCGGCGACAAAAAACCCAAGAACAATGGACACCTGAATTTCGTGCAAAACGCTTAGCGGCGCTCAACAAGACTTATTATCGTAAGACTGTTGCAGTTCTCAAGCAAATTGAAGTTGAGCAGGGCAACATTGACTTAGATGCTTATCAACGATTGCGCTTGGAAACAAAAGATAAGTCTTTGCTACGCTTTGACAAATTTTGCGAGCGCTATTTTGAAGGTGACACCGATAAAGCTTGTGAAGCAGTTGCTAACTACAACCACCGTATAGTAAAAGTTGAACCCTTGGAAGAACGTGTGGATGTTTACGATATTGAAGTTCCTCATACTCATAACTTTGCTTTAGCAAGTGGGGTATTTGTGCATAACAGTGCCAAGCAAGGGCGCGACAGACGCTTCCAAGCAATTCTTCCTTTGCGCGGTAAAATTCTCAACATTGAGAAAACTGATGATAGCAAAATTTACAAAAATAACGAAATTCAGTCTCTAATTACTGCATTGGGCTTGGGTGTTAAAGGTGAAGAATTCGATTCATCCGCTCTTCGATATCATCGCATCATCATCATGACAGATGCTGACGTAGACGGAGCGCACATCCGAACTTTATTATTGACTTTCTTCTACAGATATCAGAAAGCTTTAGTCCAAGACGGTTTCATTTACATCGCTTGTCCGCCATTATACAAAGTAGAGCGGGGACGCAATCATTACTATTGTTATAGCGATCGCGAATTGCAAAACTTGATTACGAACGAAATGCCCCAAAACGCCAAGTACACCATTCAACGATTTAAGGGTTTGGGTGAAATGATGGCTACTCAACTTTGGGACACTACCATGAATCCCGAAAGCCGAACTTTAAAAAGAGTAGAAATTGAAGATGCAGCAGAAGCCGATAGAATTTTTACAATTTTGATGGGCGACAGGGTTGCACCTCGTCGCGAGTTTATTGAAACTCATAGTTCTAAATTAGATCTTACAGATTTGGATATCTAA
- the devC gene encoding ABC transporter permease DevC has product MLRKLFRRTPLAWLQLKKEKTRLAVALAGIAFADMLMFVQLGLLDALFDSATRPHRTLQADLVLINPQFQSLFSVKSFSRERLQQALAYEGIKSVRPLYINTAQWRNPETRVNRAILVWGIDPVNPPFDYPEVSKNVDKLKLLDNVIFDRASRPEYGPIPDLVKQKGTVQTLVNQQNIQAVGLFQMGASFAADGNILTSDSTFLKLFPNRKSNQIEVGLIELNPDANVEKLQSQLKSNLPNDVRVLTPQEFAQTEKDYWGNQGIGFIFGIGVVVGFIVGIVIVYQILYSDVSEHLPEYATLKAMGYSDGYLMVMLMQEALIMSVLGFIPGMLLSMGLYQITFAATLLPVAMTIDRAIYVLTLTIIMCSFSGAVAMRKLQSADPADVF; this is encoded by the coding sequence ATGTTACGTAAACTATTCCGTCGTACCCCATTAGCTTGGCTGCAATTAAAGAAGGAGAAAACGCGACTTGCAGTAGCTTTAGCGGGAATTGCCTTTGCTGATATGTTGATGTTCGTGCAATTAGGACTATTAGATGCACTATTTGATAGCGCAACTAGACCTCATCGTACTTTGCAAGCTGACTTAGTTTTGATTAATCCTCAGTTTCAAAGTTTGTTTTCAGTAAAAAGTTTTTCGAGAGAAAGATTGCAGCAAGCTTTGGCATATGAAGGTATAAAATCGGTTCGTCCTTTATATATTAATACCGCTCAATGGCGTAATCCTGAAACTCGCGTCAACCGAGCAATTTTGGTTTGGGGAATTGACCCAGTCAATCCACCTTTTGATTATCCAGAAGTCAGTAAAAATGTAGATAAATTAAAGCTGTTAGATAATGTAATATTTGACCGCGCATCTCGTCCGGAATATGGGCCAATTCCAGATTTAGTTAAGCAAAAAGGAACTGTACAAACCTTAGTGAATCAGCAAAATATTCAAGCCGTTGGTTTATTTCAAATGGGTGCTTCCTTCGCCGCAGACGGAAACATTCTGACCAGCGATTCTACGTTTTTGAAACTATTCCCCAACCGCAAATCAAATCAAATCGAAGTCGGTTTAATTGAATTAAATCCAGATGCAAATGTAGAAAAACTACAGTCACAACTCAAATCTAATTTACCCAATGATGTCAGAGTACTAACACCACAAGAATTTGCTCAAACAGAAAAAGACTATTGGGGGAATCAAGGGATTGGATTCATATTCGGTATCGGTGTAGTTGTTGGTTTCATTGTCGGTATAGTAATTGTTTATCAAATACTCTACTCCGATGTATCAGAACACCTTCCAGAATACGCAACCCTCAAAGCTATGGGATATAGCGATGGTTATTTAATGGTAATGCTCATGCAAGAAGCTTTGATAATGTCTGTACTGGGATTTATACCCGGAATGCTGCTTTCAATGGGACTATATCAAATTACTTTTGCTGCAACTTTGTTACCTGTGGCAATGACAATTGACCGAGCAATATACGTACTAACCTTAACTATTATCATGTGCAGCTTTTCCGGTGCTGTAGCGATGCGAAAACTACAAAGCGCAGATCCAGCAGATGTTTTTTAA
- a CDS encoding DevA family ABC transporter ATP-binding protein: MSSQPVISVQNLNHYFGDKNLRKQVSFDINLDISAGEIVILTGPSGSGKTTLLTLMGGLRSAQEGSLKILEQEICGATKQRLTNIRQNIGYIFQAHNLMSFLTAKQNVKMSLELHDKFLEQDMDAQATAILEQVGLGNRVDYYPENLSGGQKQRVAIARALASNPKIVLADEPTAALDKKSGRDVVEIMYKLAKGQGCTILLVTHDNRILDIGDRIIYMEDGKLVSDGVDVAMKVN; this comes from the coding sequence ATGTCATCACAACCGGTTATCTCCGTACAAAATCTCAACCACTATTTTGGCGATAAAAATCTTCGCAAACAAGTATCATTTGATATCAACTTAGATATTAGTGCTGGCGAAATCGTCATTTTAACTGGTCCTTCTGGTTCTGGAAAAACAACTTTACTTACTTTAATGGGTGGTTTGCGTTCCGCACAAGAAGGTAGTTTAAAGATTTTAGAACAAGAAATTTGTGGAGCAACTAAACAGCGATTAACCAATATTCGCCAAAACATCGGCTATATTTTCCAAGCACATAATTTAATGAGTTTTTTAACTGCAAAACAAAACGTAAAAATGTCATTAGAACTGCATGACAAATTTTTAGAACAAGATATGGATGCACAAGCTACCGCAATTTTAGAACAAGTTGGTTTAGGAAATAGAGTCGATTACTATCCCGAAAATCTATCGGGGGGACAAAAACAAAGAGTGGCGATCGCTCGTGCTTTAGCGAGTAATCCAAAAATAGTTTTAGCCGACGAACCAACTGCTGCTCTTGATAAGAAATCAGGGCGTGATGTGGTAGAGATAATGTACAAATTAGCCAAAGGGCAAGGTTGTACAATACTACTGGTAACTCACGATAACCGCATTTTAGATATTGGTGACAGAATTATTTATATGGAAGACGGAAAATTGGTTAGTGATGGGGTTGATGTCGCCATGAAGGTTAATTAA